One window of the Pseudomonas knackmussii B13 genome contains the following:
- a CDS encoding RidA family protein, whose translation MTDKTVSTGATSSAVVEGRSQPRGKFPHIKRAGDFLFVSGTSSRRPDNSFVGAEADPMGVLDADIRAQTRAVIENIRAILQPAGADLTDLVELSAYLVDMGDFKGYNEVYAEYFGYDGPTRTTVAVHQLPHPMLRIEIKAVAYKPPAPDA comes from the coding sequence ATGACAGATAAGACCGTGAGCACGGGCGCTACATCGTCGGCCGTGGTTGAAGGCCGCTCGCAGCCGCGCGGCAAGTTTCCCCACATCAAGCGCGCCGGCGATTTTCTTTTTGTCTCAGGCACCAGCTCGCGCCGTCCCGACAACAGCTTTGTCGGCGCCGAGGCCGACCCCATGGGCGTCCTGGATGCAGATATCCGTGCGCAGACCCGCGCGGTCATCGAGAACATCCGGGCCATCCTGCAGCCCGCAGGCGCGGATCTGACGGATCTGGTCGAGCTGTCGGCCTACTTGGTCGATATGGGCGACTTCAAGGGCTACAACGAGGTTTACGCCGAGTACTTCGGCTACGACGGTCCAACCCGCACTACGGTGGCTGTCCATCAGCTGCCTCACCCGATGCTGCGCATCGAAATCAAGGCA